TCTCCATTCAGATGTGCCTCTGATATTTCtattgactttcatcaattaaaggaagaccatatattcataaggcacattcaTTAATGCATCAACGACAAacgataagaaaatatttcttctacgATGGAATTGATAGCAACATTCACTTGTCTTCGCTGTTTGGAATGTAGAGAAGGTGATTGCTTggttaattaagcttggataAATTTACAAAAGTTTTAACTGTTTACATCTACCgttttagatattaagcaagaacacacacgaaagACACATAGtgttaaattattctctgaaaatactgaacacagatatattcatagaaatgaaaaaatcattatcattgtgatACATATGAGAAATTAGTATCTTATAATGAATGAtttaagaaaaccaaacaaaccTGATTCAGGTGagaggccatatcactgtgatatctgtggtaagtcattctctcaaagaggTTCCTTGACTAgccacatacttacacatacaggagagaagccatttcattgcaatacctgtgataaatcattctctcaaagtagttcCTTGACTAttcacgtacgtacacatacgggagagaagccatatcattgtgatatttgtggtaaatcattctctcgaagtggtGTCTTGtttagacacaaacgtacacattcgggagaaaaaccatatcattgtgacatctgtggaaaatcattttctgaaagtggCCACGTGACTAGGCACAAGCGTACTCATACAGGGGAAAatccatatcactgtgatgtctgtggtgaatcattttctcaTAATAGCTCTTTAACttatcacaaacgtgttcatacaggtgagaagccatatcattgtaacatctgtggtaaatctttctctctaaatagtaacttgactaaacacaaacttacacatacaggagagaaagcatatcgttgtgatatctgtggcaaatcattctctagaaatagtaacttgaccagtcacaaacatattcatactggggaaaaaccatatcattgcaatatctgtggcaaatcattttctcaaaatggtACCTTAACttgtcacaaacatacacatacaggagtgaggccatatcgttgtgatatctgtgctgAATCTTACTCTCGGAGTGATGCCTTGGCTAAACACAAACTTTCACATACAGAAGAAAAGCCATATAAATGTgactagtcacaaacgtattcatactggagaaaaaccatatccatgtgatatctgtggtaaatcattttctcataatAGTGATTTAACtcgtcacaaacatattcatacatatcattgtaatattcaTGGTAAATCTTTCATTCAAAGTGGTGAGTTGATTAAAcgcaaacttacacatacaggagagaaagcaTATCCTTgtaatatctgcggtaaatcattctcttgacCAGTTACGAATGCATAACAGTGtcatatctgcggtaaatcattctctcaaaaatcaATTTATCTAATCACAAACTTATTCAtataggagagaagccatatcattgtaatacctgtggtgagtcattctctcaaaaaggccACTTAATTACACATTTGAATATTCATACACAAGTGTAACCGTAtgaatatcaaaatttattacaacataccaattaatgaatattttgtctgctaaaagacagggtttattcctcttcaagcttgacattatcaacttcagtttcttggatgtcaacatgaaattcatgaatcacaacttcaatatcatttatatatctaaatatatcaacacagagatgactttgGTTTCTGGAGAGGattgtgctggatttttgaggaatttgttatgtgagaataaaggaatgggaataaggaataaaagttttgactgacattgattttgtctttgttgtgttttcatcatcatcctctaacatccatttttagcatccgttttctatGCAGGCTTTGATGGGAAAGTGTGAtatgagctggcaagccagagtgctGCTCCACGTTCCTGTCAGATTGGGCTTGGTTTCTTTGGCTCtatgcctttaaccctttcaataccaaccaagctgaaacctgctctggctctgttgtacaagtgtcttgttatcataaattttgaattaaaatcttccacgaaacctcagtcacaatttatgttcctaacactagcttaacaataatgaagttattttactaaattctttgttatatttaaaattaattgaaagaaacacagagcatctcaacagaaatatggtaatgaaagggttaagatacatggcgcattttataaatattcctgTTCAAGAATCATAACAGTATCAAACATGTAGTAGCGctttcagttgtgtatttaatttgatatatgtatttgtgtgaacaTGATATCAGTCTGACAACTAAAATAatagaaatcttgtattttgagtatttttttcaTATGAGTCAGAAGCATGGACTCCCTTCTacgaagaaatagaaaaactaaAATTTTTTCGCATGTGGTGTTTGCACCACAACATATGCAGCAAAATGGCAAGATAAGACATTAAATGTAAAATCTTAGTAATATGGACTCATTTGCTTACAGCCAATAATATCTCACCAtgaccttgttgtcaagttaacgaACATACTCTACCAAATAAACTCAAGATGAAGAAAGGTGTTGTAAGTCGACTGATCACCAAGTTATGCCACATTTTAAAAGGCGACAAGTaattagatttgcatctatacctgttATCAGggaagttaagttaattttttggctcaaaaagcgaaaagcagggccatgtagggggacatggagttatgtacagggagggtgatCATGCCATTTGTGGTCAACGGAGACTTTGAAACTAGCAGTCGttggcagcttattccactgatccgtaacccggacggagaaagcccctctccttcaattgagatgaaatcatcgcagatagagcttttcggagtgatcccgcagccgacgctctggagcaggagtgcaaaacagctcttttgagagtttacactttctgcttatgatgttgtgagcaagaatgagatcaccacggcgtcgtcgtttttctagagaataaaggtcgagcgtcttcatcctttcttcataagacatgcttgagaccaagaaccatgcgggtagccagcttctggactctttcgagatgatggtgggtagagggtgatgtgctagcaaccctctgttttacaaaataaacaacaacacaaataactacgcagaggcagccatggttggaacaagaacaggcattattaaaagagaaatagaagcatggtcattccttactcAAGTGATTGTATCTTATCGCTCATCACTTGTTATGTGcttaggagaatattagatttataaaaccTAAAATTCACtcatataaatctaatattctcctatccttccttaatacctatttctttactacccacaagaggctaaacacagagaggacaaacaaacagattaagtcgattatatagactggtacttaatttatcgactccgaaaggatgaaaggcaaagtcgacctcggcggaatttgaactcagagcctaacagcagacgaaatactgccaagcatttcgcccggcgtgctaacgcttccgccagctcaccaccttgatccttccttaataccagttcccatatgctgctcatatctgcactcggtctgcttaggaggttgttgtgtcctagaatatgtgttgcttcttttagttttcttctattccagtggtgttctctgtctactattttaacttcatcccacagtggGAGGAGGTCGCCATATTTCCATACATAATCAGttatacccaatttatcaatatctccctgtgtcacagctttgcgatgttcctctacccttattttgaggggacgGCATTTTTGGCTTTTGTATaccctaccacagctgcatgggatggaataCATGCAGTTTTTGGCCATATTTTCTTCTGTTGGTAGTTTTacttgaaggagatatttgcgaagtgttctgttactcttgaatactgtcctgatgtcatggAATAGCTgtaaacatactcttttacttgtttcagtcatttgactgcggccatgctggagcaccgcatttagtcaagcaaacagaccccaggacttattctttttaagcctagtacttattctatcggtctcttttgccgaaccgccaagttacggggacgtaaacacaccagcatcggttgtcaagcgatgttggggggacaaacacacacacacacacatatatatataccaaatccactcacaaggctttggccggcccgaggctatagtagaagacacatgcccaaggtgccatgcagtgggactgaacctagaaccatgtggttggtaagcaagctacttaccacacagccactcctgcgcctatatatatatatcgaatgaaATCCACAACGGAAAGAGCTACTATTCATTTCATACTACAACaatacttgaacaggcatatttataaaatgcgCCATGTATGTTAAGGGCATACAGCAAAAGAATCCAAGCCAAGTCTGACTGGAACACAGAGCAGCACTTATGTCACACTGTCCTACCCTTACTTGCGAagaaagtggatgatgatgatgaagaaaacacaacaaagacaaaatcagtgtcacttaaaaattttattccttattcccattcctttattctctcataacaaattcctcaaaaattccatacaatcatcttcagaaatcaaagtCATTGCTGtgttgatatatacattatattgaagaaggcagcgagctggcagaaacgttagcacaccgggcgaaatgtgtggccgtatttcctctgtcgttacattctgagttcaaattctgccgaggtcgactttgcct
This genomic window from Octopus sinensis linkage group LG27, ASM634580v1, whole genome shotgun sequence contains:
- the LOC118768222 gene encoding zinc finger protein 271-like; its protein translation is MPWLNTNFHIQKKSHINVTSHKRIHTGEKPYPCDICGKSFSHNSDLTRHKHIHTYHCNIHGKSFIQSGELIKRKLTHTGEKAYPCNICGKSFSQKSIYLITNLFI